One Candidatus Poribacteria bacterium DNA segment encodes these proteins:
- a CDS encoding DPP IV N-terminal domain-containing protein, with the protein MCQPQPPLTIAFASDVSGDWEIYLTDTAGKQPVNLTRNPAADYYPTWAPDGTQIAFFSRRDGNHEIYVMQADGNDQHRLTHHPGTDKAPAWAPDGKRLAFTSNRGGHFDIYLLDLHNDEVIQLTQNAFEDEIPAWAPDGNSLAFHSKREFNWDIYVVDVHTGVERRLTDQPLMDTYPAWAPDGTRIVYAAMHQEAELADFDLYIMDAVNGENKEALTDTPTDEAVPAYAPDGDTIAFQFEKDGRWVIHLIRADGSERRELINNGAWATQPKWYSGPDALSIEPSGLQIQQWGKIRTP; encoded by the coding sequence TTGTGCCAACCACAACCGCCCCTAACGATCGCTTTCGCCTCGGATGTGAGCGGTGACTGGGAAATCTATCTGACAGACACCGCCGGGAAGCAGCCTGTGAATCTTACACGCAACCCTGCGGCGGACTACTATCCAACGTGGGCACCTGACGGCACGCAGATCGCATTTTTTTCACGGCGAGACGGAAATCATGAGATTTACGTGATGCAGGCTGATGGCAACGACCAGCACCGATTAACACATCACCCCGGGACGGATAAAGCACCAGCGTGGGCACCCGACGGTAAACGCCTCGCTTTCACATCAAATCGCGGCGGGCATTTCGACATCTACTTGCTTGATCTTCATAACGATGAGGTCATCCAACTTACGCAAAATGCCTTTGAAGATGAGATTCCAGCGTGGGCACCCGATGGAAACAGTCTCGCTTTCCACTCAAAGCGGGAATTCAATTGGGATATATACGTCGTTGATGTCCATACCGGAGTTGAACGGCGGTTGACGGATCAACCGTTGATGGACACTTATCCGGCTTGGGCACCTGACGGCACACGGATTGTATACGCCGCCATGCACCAAGAGGCAGAACTCGCCGATTTTGACTTGTATATTATGGACGCAGTGAACGGTGAAAATAAGGAAGCTTTGACCGATACACCCACAGATGAAGCCGTTCCTGCTTATGCACCTGATGGAGATACTATCGCTTTTCAATTTGAAAAAGACGGCAGGTGGGTTATCCATCTCATACGTGCTGATGGTAGCGAACGCCGTGAATTAATTAACAACGGTGCATGGGCAACACAACCGAAATGGTATAGCGGTCCAGATGCACTATCAATAGAACCTTCAGGATTACAAATTCAACAATGGGGCAAAATCCGAACCCCATAA
- a CDS encoding NAD-dependent epimerase/dehydratase family protein, which yields MKTESQLESYLSKPTDEVIAALAALEGDILILGVGGKMGPTLAKQAKRAIDAAGITKRVIGVSRFSTSGVQENLQAAGIETIAADLLSENSLQNLPNIENVILMAGRKFGSIGNESLTWAMNGYMPGRVADKFRNSRLVIFSTGNVYPLTPVSYGGATENSPIAPIGEYAQSCLSRERICTYFSSQFGTPMAILRLNYAIDLRYGILLDIAEKVYAEEPISLEMGNVNVIWQGDANAVALRAFAHCQSPPLILNVTGPETVSVRYLASCFGTLFSKSLRFDGEEAETALLSNASRCHQLFGYPCVSLGQMVEWVAEWVRIGGTTLHKPTHFEVRDGKF from the coding sequence ATAAAAACAGAATCCCAATTAGAATCATATTTATCCAAGCCGACAGATGAAGTAATCGCGGCACTCGCTGCGCTGGAAGGGGATATCCTCATCCTCGGTGTCGGGGGCAAGATGGGACCGACACTCGCGAAACAGGCGAAACGCGCCATCGACGCTGCAGGTATCACCAAAAGAGTGATTGGGGTCTCCCGTTTTTCGACATCCGGCGTACAAGAAAACTTACAAGCAGCGGGTATTGAAACGATTGCCGCCGATTTACTCTCAGAAAACAGTCTGCAAAACCTACCTAACATCGAAAATGTGATTCTAATGGCAGGTAGGAAATTCGGCTCTATAGGCAATGAAAGTCTGACGTGGGCGATGAACGGCTATATGCCGGGACGTGTAGCGGATAAGTTTCGCAACTCCCGGTTGGTCATTTTCTCAACAGGGAACGTCTATCCGCTGACCCCGGTCTCTTACGGCGGTGCCACTGAGAATTCACCTATTGCTCCGATTGGTGAATACGCGCAATCGTGCCTGAGCCGTGAGCGGATATGCACCTACTTCTCATCGCAATTCGGTACGCCGATGGCAATTTTGCGACTGAACTACGCCATAGACCTCCGCTATGGTATACTGTTGGATATCGCTGAAAAAGTTTATGCTGAAGAGCCAATCTCCTTGGAAATGGGAAATGTGAACGTAATCTGGCAAGGCGATGCGAATGCGGTCGCCTTACGGGCTTTTGCGCACTGTCAAAGCCCACCGTTGATTCTCAATGTGACGGGTCCAGAGACTGTTTCTGTCCGATACCTTGCGTCATGTTTCGGAACACTCTTTAGCAAATCGCTGCGTTTTGACGGTGAAGAGGCAGAAACTGCCCTGTTGAGCAACGCCTCTCGGTGTCATCAACTGTTTGGATACCCTTGTGTCTCCTTAGGGCAGATGGTTGAATGGGTAGCAGAATGGGTCAGGATAGGCGGCACAACGCTTCACAAACCGACCCATTTTGAGGTACGCGACGGGAAATTCTGA
- a CDS encoding LamG domain-containing protein → MKRLLFWLAFCAVLAFSANVEAIRNDPDLLIYYSFDEDDDKEVVDDTGNGFDAEVDGADWSKEGKIGGAMECEQSAIKSPPEVPGLTDVELTEMTVEHWVMIKAPTGDTQQIWESLNAAGAWPAETFIEGAADMVFYIYDTKNTEHRTPIPVLPTKKWVHIAGTYDGKVQKSYLNGKVVGEDDWSGKFTIFAAPTGAIVLCKDNEADIQYLNGFIDEFAFYTRALSEDEINADMNKGVLFSVDPKDKLSTTWANIKSEY, encoded by the coding sequence ATGAAAAGGTTACTATTCTGGCTGGCTTTCTGTGCTGTCCTCGCGTTTTCAGCGAACGTTGAAGCGATTCGGAACGATCCTGACCTACTAATCTACTACTCCTTCGACGAAGATGATGACAAAGAGGTTGTAGACGACACCGGGAACGGGTTTGATGCCGAAGTCGATGGCGCAGACTGGAGCAAGGAGGGCAAAATTGGCGGTGCGATGGAGTGTGAGCAAAGCGCTATTAAATCACCACCAGAGGTACCCGGCCTCACCGACGTTGAACTCACAGAGATGACCGTGGAGCATTGGGTAATGATTAAGGCACCTACCGGTGACACACAGCAAATCTGGGAATCACTGAATGCTGCAGGAGCGTGGCCCGCGGAAACCTTCATCGAAGGGGCCGCGGATATGGTGTTCTACATCTACGACACTAAAAACACAGAACACCGGACACCGATTCCGGTTCTACCAACTAAGAAGTGGGTGCATATTGCTGGCACGTATGACGGCAAAGTTCAGAAGTCTTATCTCAACGGCAAAGTGGTGGGTGAAGATGATTGGAGTGGTAAGTTCACAATCTTTGCCGCACCGACGGGTGCTATTGTTCTCTGCAAGGACAATGAGGCAGATATTCAATACCTCAACGGATTTATTGATGAGTTTGCTTTTTATACACGTGCCTTGAGCGAGGACGAAATTAACGCTGATATGAACAAAGGTGTTTTATTTTCCGTTGATCCTAAGGACAAATTGAGCACCACATGGGCAAACATCAAGTCTGAGTATTAA